From Sulfuracidifex tepidarius, one genomic window encodes:
- a CDS encoding sugar nucleotide-binding protein — MKIGVTDEGEISREISKVMKEENFVLVPTPASVIKERPDIIVHTAEIPFWESNLDPPRAWSTNTWMAINIARAGSKVGAVNVYPSTFMVYNGRKGFYLEHNTPNPLNYYGISKLAAETGIASLGNYLIMRVGALYSLSYDGVLKPFIKASFLGKRIKCSQDIYLSPISVYTFSSTLAKLIKKGIKGFVNVSGPRVSLYDFCVKITDLFGNDAESIKTPYLDLSLDDWLLRALGIKIDGREDFLKLLERKAIGET; from the coding sequence GTGAAGATAGGAGTTACAGATGAGGGAGAAATTTCCCGAGAGATATCCAAGGTAATGAAAGAGGAGAATTTCGTCCTAGTTCCTACCCCAGCTTCTGTAATAAAGGAAAGGCCTGACATTATTGTCCACACAGCAGAGATCCCGTTTTGGGAGAGCAACCTAGACCCTCCTAGGGCTTGGAGTACAAACACTTGGATGGCAATAAACATAGCGAGAGCAGGAAGCAAAGTAGGCGCGGTCAACGTTTATCCGTCAACATTCATGGTATACAACGGAAGGAAGGGATTCTATCTAGAGCACAACACTCCTAATCCTTTAAACTACTACGGAATTAGCAAGCTAGCAGCTGAAACTGGTATAGCTTCACTTGGAAATTACCTAATCATGAGGGTGGGTGCTCTCTATTCCCTTTCTTATGACGGGGTCCTGAAGCCTTTCATTAAGGCGTCATTCCTTGGAAAGAGAATAAAGTGCTCACAAGACATCTATCTTTCTCCTATAAGCGTTTACACGTTCTCCTCTACTTTAGCAAAGCTCATAAAGAAAGGGATTAAGGGTTTCGTCAATGTCTCGGGCCCACGAGTTTCTCTTTACGATTTCTGCGTAAAGATAACGGATCTTTTTGGAAATGATGCAGAAAGTATAAAAACGCCTTATTTGGACCTTTCGCTGGACGATTGGCTCTTGAGAGCATTGGGAATAAAGATAGACGGAAGGGAAGACTTCCTCAAACTACTTGAAAGGAAGGCTATAGGAGAGACGTGA
- the cobT gene encoding nicotinate mononucleotide-dependent phosphoribosyltransferase CobT, which yields MLQDKVLFTLIIGTTDVSLIPGITIAGATPELTMFTPAADAEFLINGRCQVINGVPITPDGIPSPAIISRASLNLTGVPSLVVNGGTRIKPTGIPFIEVGGEPGKDIREGALDKEVMIRMRENAERLGRQLSRGFDTLIIGESIPAGTTTALSTLLALGYKAFGKVSSASPNNPVEIKESVVKQALIDLPEDKIEKLSRVSDPMIITASALAEGFENRVVLAGGTQMTAVAAVIKEFSPGKVKDLSIWTTRWIIEDKRSDIIGLASEVGVKVDVSQLDFSSSKIDGLKAYDKGYVKEGVGAGGLSLLAMKMGFTKEEVMREVEKVYEEARNEKI from the coding sequence ATGCTTCAGGACAAAGTGCTTTTCACCTTGATTATAGGTACAACCGATGTGAGCCTAATCCCTGGAATAACTATAGCAGGGGCAACTCCGGAGCTTACCATGTTCACACCGGCTGCCGACGCTGAGTTCCTAATTAACGGAAGGTGTCAAGTCATAAACGGAGTACCTATAACCCCCGATGGAATACCTAGTCCTGCAATAATATCTAGGGCTTCGCTCAATTTGACAGGGGTACCCTCTCTAGTTGTCAACGGAGGAACTAGGATTAAACCAACTGGCATACCCTTCATAGAAGTGGGAGGAGAACCAGGGAAGGACATTAGAGAAGGAGCATTAGACAAGGAGGTCATGATTAGAATGAGAGAAAACGCTGAGAGACTCGGGAGGCAGCTCTCCAGAGGTTTTGATACTCTCATTATAGGAGAATCCATTCCTGCAGGGACTACGACAGCCTTAAGCACCCTCCTCGCTCTAGGGTATAAAGCCTTTGGAAAGGTCAGCTCAGCCTCTCCAAATAACCCAGTCGAGATAAAGGAAAGTGTAGTAAAACAAGCTTTAATTGATCTTCCAGAGGATAAAATAGAAAAACTGTCAAGGGTCTCTGACCCAATGATTATCACGGCTTCTGCCTTGGCTGAGGGTTTTGAGAACAGGGTAGTGCTGGCGGGAGGAACGCAGATGACAGCCGTAGCCGCAGTGATAAAGGAGTTCTCTCCGGGGAAAGTGAAGGACTTGTCAATATGGACTACCAGATGGATAATTGAAGATAAGAGATCCGATATTATAGGGTTAGCTTCCGAGGTCGGAGTTAAAGTAGACGTATCTCAACTCGACTTCTCAAGCTCCAAGATAGATGGTCTAAAAGCTTATGATAAAGGTTACGTTAAGGAAGGAGTAGGAGCAGGCGGATTGTCCCTGCTGGCTATGAAGATGGGTTTCACGAAGGAAGAAGTCATGAGAGAAGTTGAGAAGGTCTATGAAGAGGCTAGAAACGAAAAGATTTAA